ATTCGTATTATTGATGATTCCGATCCCGTTTGAGCTCGTATCATTGGCCTTGACCACTCCAAAATCAACATTGTATGAGTCAAGGTAGAGACCTTCCTTTGGAGGATTACCAGCCCAGAACCCGCAACCGCACGTCATGGCTGTTGCCAGAATCACAGAAATCCAGGACGAACTTCTGCCCAAAGTCTTTTGTAAACGTGACTTCAACTTAGAACGGTCAACTTAGCCCCAACGCGTTAGGCATGATGCGGAATACTCTCCTCCATGATTTCGTCCGTCTGGTCATGTGATGGCTCGTAGCCGTAAATCATCGGATTTGCCTCCAGGAATCGCTCCGCATCGATCGCGGCGACACATCCCGAACCGGCAGCCGTCACGGCCTGACGATACACGTGGTCCTGACAATCGCCACACGCGAAGACCCCGGGAATGTTGGTAAAGGAGGTCTTCCCTTTCGTCTCGATATAACCAATCTCGTTCATATCAATCAGGCCTCGGAATAACTCGGTGTTCGGCGAGTGGCCGATCGCGACAAAGATGCCGTTCGTCGCAACTCGCTCAGTCTTGCCGGTTATGACATTTTCGATGACAGCTCCTGTGACAATCCTTCGGCCCTTGTCATCCGTCTCACCAAGCACTTCGACGATCGCCTGATTCGTGCGCCAATGAATCTTGGGGTTGGCGGTGGCGCGTTCGTACATGATCTTCGAAGCACGGAATTCATCGCGACGGTGGACAATCGTGACCGATTTGCAGAACCGAGTTAGGTAATTCGACTCTTCCATTGCCGTATCTCCCCCGCCAACAACGAGTAC
The DNA window shown above is from Bacteroidota bacterium and carries:
- the trxB gene encoding thioredoxin-disulfide reductase encodes the protein MNTNYHRTHLKREQVHPVVIIGSGPAGFTAALYTARANLSPIMFEGDQPGGQLTITTEVENFPGFEHGIQGPELMDILRRQVSRFGTVTKFETITSVDLSKRPFTLKAGEKTYHAESVIISTGARAKLLNIPTEQTYMGYGVSACATCDGFFFKNQDVLVVGGGDTAMEESNYLTRFCKSVTIVHRRDEFRASKIMYERATANPKIHWRTNQAIVEVLGETDDKGRRIVTGAVIENVITGKTERVATNGIFVAIGHSPNTELFRGLIDMNEIGYIETKGKTSFTNIPGVFACGDCQDHVYRQAVTAAGSGCVAAIDAERFLEANPMIYGYEPSHDQTDEIMEESIPHHA